A part of Treponema sp. Marseille-Q3903 genomic DNA contains:
- a CDS encoding IS3 family transposase — translation MTDFIQFYNKDRIQKKLGWKSPKTFSLKCA, via the coding sequence ATAACTGATTTTATTCAGTTCTATAACAAGGACCGCATACAAAAAAAATTAGGCTGGAAATCACCAAAGACTTTCAGCCTAAAATGTGCGTAA